One Mesorhizobium loti genomic window carries:
- a CDS encoding Transposase-like protein, with the protein MKHYAGLDVSVKETTVCIVDEGGRICREMKVASHPNDLAEALKNPAWNLARIGLEAGPLSQWLFSGLAGAGLPAICIETRHAKAFLKAQVNKTDRNDARGIAQMMRVNLFRPVHVKTLMSQKRRALLTARKLLQEKAIAIENDIRGLLRNFGLKVGIVGVGKFADRIRDLSGDIPELRDIMEALLTARQRLREQFTVLHERLLSIVKGDTVCRRLMTVPGVGPIVALAFNATVDIPARFRNSKAVGPSLGLTPRLHQSGEDNRVGRVSLCGDAMMRTLLYEAAQVLLTVVKKWSWLKAWAMNVAKRRGRQRATVALARRLAVIMHRIWSDGSEFRWARENTAAVKL; encoded by the coding sequence ATGAAGCATTATGCCGGACTGGATGTCTCCGTGAAAGAGACCACCGTTTGCATCGTGGATGAAGGGGGCCGAATTTGCCGAGAGATGAAGGTTGCGAGTCATCCGAACGATCTTGCTGAAGCATTGAAGAACCCCGCCTGGAATCTGGCCCGGATCGGGCTTGAAGCCGGCCCCTTATCGCAATGGCTATTCAGTGGTCTGGCGGGAGCCGGATTACCTGCAATCTGCATCGAAACCCGTCATGCGAAGGCGTTTCTCAAGGCGCAGGTCAACAAGACCGACCGCAATGATGCACGCGGCATCGCGCAGATGATGCGGGTTAATTTGTTCCGGCCGGTGCACGTCAAGACGCTGATGAGCCAGAAACGCCGGGCGCTGTTGACAGCCCGCAAGTTGCTTCAGGAAAAGGCCATCGCCATCGAGAACGACATCCGTGGCCTGTTGCGTAACTTCGGTCTCAAGGTTGGCATTGTCGGCGTCGGCAAATTCGCGGATCGCATCCGGGACCTTTCCGGTGACATTCCGGAACTGCGAGACATCATGGAGGCGTTGCTCACCGCCCGTCAGAGACTTCGCGAGCAGTTCACGGTGCTGCACGAAAGACTGTTGTCGATCGTGAAGGGTGACACGGTTTGCAGGCGGTTGATGACCGTGCCGGGCGTCGGCCCTATCGTTGCACTGGCTTTCAACGCCACGGTCGATATTCCTGCCCGCTTCAGGAATTCGAAGGCCGTGGGGCCGTCTCTCGGTTTGACGCCGCGGTTACATCAATCAGGCGAGGACAATCGCGTCGGGCGTGTTTCTCTGTGCGGTGACGCCATGATGCGGACGCTGCTTTATGAAGCCGCGCAAGTCTTGCTGACGGTGGTGAAAAAGTGGTCATGGTTGAAGGCTTGGGCGATGAACGTCGCCAAACGCCGGGGCCGGCAAAGAGCGACCGTTGCCCTTGCTCGCAGATTGGCGGTTATCATGCATAGAATATGGTCCGACGGCAGCGAGTTCCGCTGGGCGCGAGAGAATACAGCAGCGGTGAAATTATAG
- a CDS encoding DNA-binding cold-shock protein has product MATGTVKWFNSTKGFGLIQPDDGGQDVFAHTPAVERAGLSNLVDGQKIKYEIEQDRRSGKSSAGSLSKGRLIFSSDPQSAKDKSSRRYHRHSRGVSRRTLFYETILMRHANGESRTLSPQTPSARKSAPVTALGVSQSWEKLLPDYNCNLISV; this is encoded by the coding sequence ATGGCGACCGGAACAGTGAAGTGGTTCAACAGCACCAAAGGTTTTGGCTTAATCCAGCCCGATGACGGCGGTCAGGACGTTTTCGCCCATACTCCAGCTGTAGAACGGGCTGGACTTTCAAACCTCGTTGATGGGCAGAAGATCAAGTACGAGATCGAGCAGGACCGCCGTAGCGGCAAGTCCTCCGCAGGTAGTCTCAGCAAGGGTAGGCTGATTTTCTCGTCGGACCCGCAGAGCGCGAAGGATAAGTCAAGCCGAAGGTACCATCGTCATTCGCGGGGCGTATCGCGACGGACTCTCTTTTACGAGACGATCCTGATGCGTCACGCAAACGGTGAATCACGAACGCTCTCGCCGCAAACCCCTTCCGCCCGGAAATCTGCCCCGGTTACGGCTCTCGGCGTATCCCAGAGTTGGGAGAAGCTTCTGCCAGACTACAACTGTAACCTCATATCGGTTTAG
- a CDS encoding transposase, which yields MLRHALHDAGRRGIGSALIVEALAKGETVWAHAFEYACAQLGIEHRLTKPKHPWTNGQVERMNRTIKDATVKRYHYETHDEFQRHLADFVAAYNFGRRLKTLKGLTPYEFICKQWNIEPEKFRLDPIHQMPGLLYSAC from the coding sequence GTGCTACGGCACGCACTTCACGACGCCGGGCGCCGGGGGATCGGCAGCGCCCTGATCGTCGAGGCGCTGGCCAAGGGAGAAACTGTCTGGGCGCATGCCTTCGAATACGCCTGCGCACAGCTCGGTATCGAGCACCGCCTCACAAAGCCGAAGCATCCCTGGACCAACGGACAGGTCGAGCGGATGAACCGCACGATCAAGGACGCCACCGTCAAGCGCTACCACTACGAAACCCACGACGAGTTCCAACGCCACCTCGCAGACTTCGTCGCAGCTTACAACTTTGGGCGCCGGCTGAAGACCCTGAAAGGCCTCACGCCCTACGAGTTCATCTGCAAACAATGGAACATCGAGCCCGAAAAATTCAGGCTCGATCCGATCCATCAAATGCCGGGACTTCTCTATTCGGCGTGTTGA
- a CDS encoding phage integrase family protein, translating into MSASNDLAVLIERWFTDRLMRHRGVSSNTIASYRDTFRLLFAFAQTRLGRSPSQLTLRDLDAPFIGAFLEDLETLRSASVRTRNLRLTAIRSFFRYASFEEPAHSAQIQRVLAIPSKRCDKRQLQFLTRPEIEAILACPDRSTWLGRRDHTLLLLAAQTGLRVSEIIDLDRDSVMLGHGAHVRCVGKGRKERSTPLTKVAQQALRGWLNEPRKRGATALFPNTHGGKLSADGVQGRC; encoded by the coding sequence ATGAGTGCCTCGAACGATCTGGCCGTGCTGATCGAGCGGTGGTTCACCGATCGGCTCATGCGACATCGAGGCGTAAGCTCCAACACCATCGCCTCCTATCGCGACACCTTCCGGCTCCTGTTTGCATTCGCGCAGACACGCCTTGGCAGGTCTCCGTCGCAGTTGACACTGCGGGATTTGGACGCGCCTTTCATCGGTGCATTCCTGGAGGACCTTGAGACACTGCGATCCGCCTCAGTGAGGACCCGGAACCTCCGCCTCACGGCCATTCGGTCTTTCTTCAGATATGCGTCGTTCGAGGAGCCGGCCCATAGCGCCCAGATTCAACGCGTGCTCGCGATCCCGAGCAAGCGATGCGACAAGCGACAGCTTCAGTTTCTCACCAGGCCCGAGATTGAAGCGATCCTGGCCTGTCCGGATCGCAGCACATGGCTGGGACGGCGTGATCACACTCTGCTGTTGCTGGCCGCGCAAACGGGGTTGCGGGTCTCGGAGATCATCGATCTCGACCGGGACTCGGTGATGCTGGGGCACGGTGCCCACGTGCGATGCGTTGGCAAGGGCCGCAAGGAGCGAAGTACGCCGCTCACCAAGGTTGCACAGCAAGCCCTTCGGGGCTGGCTCAACGAGCCCAGGAAGCGGGGCGCAACGGCTCTCTTTCCGAACACGCACGGCGGCAAGCTGAGCGCCGACGGCGTGCAGGGGCGCTGCTGA
- a CDS encoding threonine efflux protein — protein sequence MNVDLHQLLIVFAAYVIAAGSPGPSNMRIMGVAMARGRGAALMLASGVVSGSIFWGFMASTGISALLARYAQALLVLQVFGGLYLLFLAFRAGRSALTSNEKLAVRASTDQVALSRGELYRKGLLMHLANPKSVLAWIALVTLGIGPNSSWQSIAAILGGCAILSVTIFCGYAIVFSTPPMVALYRRCRRWIESLLAMFFAFAGLRMLLSRM from the coding sequence ATGAATGTCGATCTCCATCAGTTGCTCATCGTCTTTGCTGCATATGTCATTGCCGCGGGGAGCCCCGGCCCGAGCAACATGCGCATTATGGGGGTTGCGATGGCGCGCGGCAGAGGTGCTGCGCTCATGCTCGCCTCCGGCGTCGTCAGCGGCTCGATCTTTTGGGGTTTTATGGCCTCCACCGGCATCTCCGCCCTGTTGGCCAGGTACGCCCAGGCACTGCTCGTTCTGCAGGTTTTCGGGGGGCTTTACCTGCTATTCCTCGCCTTCAGGGCGGGACGGTCGGCGCTTACGTCGAACGAGAAGCTGGCGGTGCGCGCATCGACCGACCAAGTCGCTCTTTCGCGGGGTGAGCTCTATAGGAAGGGCCTCTTGATGCATTTGGCGAACCCAAAATCCGTGCTGGCATGGATCGCGCTCGTCACGCTGGGGATCGGTCCGAATTCATCGTGGCAAAGCATCGCAGCGATATTGGGTGGCTGCGCCATCCTAAGTGTCACGATATTCTGCGGCTACGCCATTGTCTTCTCCACACCGCCTATGGTGGCTCTATATCGCCGCTGCCGCCGCTGGATCGAAAGTCTGTTGGCGATGTTCTTCGCGTTCGCCGGGCTGCGTATGCTGCTTTCCCGTATGTAG
- a CDS encoding phage integrase family protein yields MQLRAGEDVERELPVLSTFLGHANVRDTYWYLSAAPELMTHAARLLDERWEVRS; encoded by the coding sequence GTGCAACTGCGTGCGGGCGAAGATGTCGAGCGGGAACTGCCGGTCCTCTCGACCTTTCTCGGCCACGCCAATGTTCGCGACACCTACTGGTATCTATCCGCCGCGCCGGAGCTAATGACCCATGCCGCGCGACTGCTGGATGAACGGTGGGAGGTTCGCTCATGA
- a CDS encoding transposase, which produces MGKPYSNDLRDRVVASVEQEGLSRRQAAARYDVGISSVIRWVGRFRETGSISPGQIGGHKPKKIRGAHRDWLVERCRNEAFTLRGLVAELAERGLKVDYRSVWAFVREEKLSYKKRRWSRPNRGVPTSRAGVSNG; this is translated from the coding sequence ATGGGCAAGCCATATTCAAACGATCTTCGGGACCGGGTTGTCGCTTCGGTTGAGCAGGAGGGGCTTTCGCGCCGGCAAGCAGCGGCGCGTTATGATGTCGGCATCAGCTCGGTAATCAGATGGGTGGGGCGCTTTCGAGAAACAGGCAGCATCAGCCCCGGCCAGATCGGTGGACACAAGCCCAAGAAGATCCGCGGCGCCCACCGCGACTGGTTGGTTGAGCGCTGCCGCAATGAGGCCTTCACCTTGCGTGGGCTGGTCGCGGAACTGGCCGAACGCGGCCTGAAGGTGGACTATCGCTCGGTCTGGGCCTTCGTTCGCGAGGAGAAGCTTAGTTATAAAAAAAGACGCTGGTCGCGGCCGAACAGAGGCGTCCCGACATCGCGCGCCGGCGTCAGCAATGGTTGA
- a CDS encoding a-type carbonic anhydrase, with protein MHRRNLIRAFIALGVCPICAQTARAASAHWGYGGSVGPEHWADLDTRNFACSAGRQQSPIDIAGTVKADIPRIDISWLKGGGRMVNNGHTIQINMPEGSTLTRGDRVYQLAQLHFHAPSEHHVAGMSFPMEAHFVHKDTKSDTLGVLSALLMPGATNNSFAGLAKVFPARPGEEMAVDEFDPNGLLPASLGYWTYEGSLTTPPCTENVEWMVAMEPVEVDTADIKRFTTLYASNARSIRPSNRRFILGLS; from the coding sequence ATGCATCGTCGTAACCTGATTAGAGCATTCATCGCGCTGGGCGTGTGCCCGATCTGCGCCCAGACCGCGCGTGCGGCCAGCGCCCATTGGGGATATGGCGGCTCGGTCGGGCCGGAGCATTGGGCCGATCTGGACACGAGAAATTTCGCCTGTTCGGCGGGCAGGCAGCAGTCACCCATCGACATCGCCGGCACGGTAAAGGCGGATATACCGCGCATCGACATCAGTTGGCTCAAGGGCGGCGGCAGGATGGTGAACAACGGCCACACCATTCAAATCAACATGCCGGAAGGCAGCACCTTGACCCGCGGGGATCGCGTCTACCAACTGGCACAGTTGCATTTCCACGCGCCGAGCGAGCATCACGTGGCGGGCATGAGCTTCCCGATGGAAGCGCATTTTGTCCATAAAGACACAAAGAGCGATACTCTGGGTGTGCTGAGCGCCCTTCTTATGCCTGGCGCGACAAATAACAGCTTTGCCGGTCTCGCCAAGGTCTTTCCGGCCCGGCCCGGCGAGGAGATGGCAGTTGACGAGTTCGATCCCAACGGGCTTTTGCCGGCCTCGCTCGGCTATTGGACCTATGAGGGATCATTAACGACTCCGCCCTGCACCGAAAACGTGGAGTGGATGGTTGCAATGGAACCGGTCGAGGTCGACACCGCAGACATCAAGCGGTTTACGACGCTTTACGCATCTAACGCGCGGTCGATCCGTCCCTCCAATCGGCGCTTCATCCTAGGCCTCAGCTAA
- a CDS encoding integrase, whose product MGQVLHGSATTTEAVRRAIQHSQESLRALAKRYGINQKTVAKWKKRTSVADVPTGPKSPASTVLTIEEEAVIIAFRQYTLLPLDDCLYALQPTIPALTRSSLHRCLQRHGISRLPEVEGEEPVKTKFKSYPIGFFHIDIAEVQTAQGKLYMFVAIDRTSKFAFVELHREAKRRTAGDFLRHLVEAVPYRITKVLTDNVLSAEGKGACSQGLSVRQHALAA is encoded by the coding sequence ATGGGCCAGGTTCTTCATGGGAGCGCCACGACGACAGAGGCAGTCCGTCGAGCGATACAGCATAGTCAAGAGAGCCTGAGGGCGCTCGCGAAGCGCTACGGGATCAATCAGAAGACGGTTGCGAAGTGGAAGAAGCGGACCTCAGTTGCCGATGTGCCAACAGGGCCAAAGAGCCCCGCCTCGACGGTTTTGACGATCGAGGAAGAGGCCGTGATCATTGCCTTTCGGCAGTACACCCTGCTGCCGCTCGATGATTGCCTCTATGCGCTGCAGCCGACGATCCCGGCGCTGACGCGTTCATCCCTGCATCGTTGCCTGCAGCGTCACGGGATCAGCCGCCTGCCAGAGGTCGAAGGCGAGGAGCCAGTCAAAACGAAATTCAAGAGCTACCCGATCGGCTTCTTCCATATCGATATCGCCGAGGTACAGACCGCGCAGGGCAAGCTCTACATGTTCGTCGCCATCGATCGGACCAGCAAGTTCGCCTTCGTCGAGCTTCACCGAGAAGCCAAGCGGCGCACCGCTGGCGATTTCCTGCGCCATCTCGTCGAAGCGGTCCCCTACAGGATCACCAAAGTCCTAACCGACAACGTCCTAAGCGCGGAAGGAAAGGGAGCCTGCAGTCAAGGTCTCTCTGTTCGTCAGCATGCTCTTGCTGCGTGA
- a CDS encoding Transposase IS116/IS110/IS902 family protein — translation MTTSDSTPAAAVLVAIDIAKVRNEVLIEAPGHKRRRRLLVLNTRVEHDHLIEVLQAYGRPVVCAFEATGNYHRPIAWRLAEAGFEVRLVSSLALARTREALHNSWDKNDPKDAQVMLHMLRIQATQVYHDPLRAGINDVQELSKTHEAIARAKTEIQHRILTHYLPLYFPEIDRFRGNSRSDWFFAFLHAFPTPASITGLTKEEFVTAAWDVVGRKVSKTQILMDIYETARSSIGLPLPLDAPAIRMFRMVIDEARSLIRQRNEIEAQADELLRHSQDYQLLRQIPGIGPINALTIIAEAGDLRRFGHHRQFLKFCGLDLSTQQSGQYRGQTRLSKFGNARLRRTLWIAGQVAIRQRENGFRHKFERYIARDRDNPDLRRKAMTAITAKMARVVHAVVKGGSDYRPFVEGRVPGGRTSVS, via the coding sequence ATGACCACTTCAGATTCTACACCCGCCGCCGCGGTGCTGGTAGCGATCGACATTGCCAAGGTGCGCAATGAAGTTCTGATCGAAGCACCTGGCCACAAGCGCCGGCGTCGCCTTTTGGTCCTCAATACCCGCGTTGAACACGACCATCTGATCGAAGTGCTGCAGGCGTACGGCCGCCCTGTGGTCTGCGCCTTTGAGGCGACCGGGAACTATCACCGGCCCATCGCATGGCGCCTGGCTGAAGCGGGTTTTGAGGTGCGGCTGGTGTCGTCGCTGGCGCTGGCCCGAACACGAGAAGCGTTGCACAACAGCTGGGACAAGAACGATCCAAAGGATGCCCAGGTGATGCTGCACATGCTCAGGATCCAGGCGACACAGGTCTACCATGATCCGCTGCGGGCCGGCATCAACGACGTGCAGGAACTGTCGAAGACACATGAAGCGATCGCCCGGGCCAAGACCGAGATCCAGCACCGTATCCTGACGCACTACCTGCCGCTGTATTTTCCCGAGATCGATCGCTTCCGGGGAAACAGCCGCAGCGATTGGTTCTTCGCCTTCCTCCATGCCTTTCCGACCCCAGCAAGCATCACGGGGCTGACGAAGGAGGAGTTTGTGACAGCAGCATGGGATGTCGTCGGCCGCAAGGTCAGCAAGACACAGATTCTGATGGATATTTACGAGACGGCGCGCTCATCGATCGGACTGCCGCTGCCGCTTGATGCGCCTGCCATTCGCATGTTCCGGATGGTCATTGACGAAGCACGCAGCCTGATCCGGCAGCGCAATGAGATCGAAGCCCAGGCCGACGAGCTGTTGCGGCACAGCCAGGATTATCAACTCCTGCGACAAATCCCGGGCATCGGACCGATCAACGCATTGACCATCATTGCCGAAGCCGGCGATCTTCGCCGTTTCGGTCATCATCGCCAGTTTCTAAAGTTCTGCGGGCTGGACCTCTCGACACAGCAGTCAGGCCAATATCGGGGCCAGACCCGCCTTTCCAAATTCGGCAATGCTCGGCTGCGCCGCACCCTGTGGATCGCCGGACAAGTCGCCATCCGCCAGCGGGAGAATGGCTTCCGTCATAAGTTCGAACGCTACATCGCGAGGGATCGCGACAATCCCGATCTGCGCCGCAAGGCAATGACCGCTATTACCGCCAAGATGGCGCGTGTCGTGCACGCCGTCGTCAAAGGTGGTTCCGACTACCGGCCCTTCGTTGAGGGGCGGGTGCCAGGTGGAAGAACCTCTGTCAGCTAG
- a CDS encoding B3/4 domain-containing protein: MFEGPIIDARIKSIASGFRAVSVYVDATSAEEGRFDPRLLGEACDCALADGPAWAEAHLASWSDAYAVFGAKPNRTPCSAQALRKRVLKDGTLSTINPIVDLYNAISLKYAVPVGGENFDAYVGRPHLTIADGSETFDTMVNGEAVNDPPLPGEVIWRDDIGVTCRRWNWRQGTRTRLKTLTGRMWFVLEALETMPDDALAEATDAMVGGLNALMPGCKIASQEIAIAG; encoded by the coding sequence ATGTTTGAGGGTCCCATCATCGACGCTCGAATTAAGAGTATTGCATCGGGATTTAGAGCCGTGAGCGTCTACGTCGATGCCACTTCAGCTGAAGAAGGACGTTTCGATCCCCGATTGCTTGGTGAAGCCTGCGATTGCGCGTTGGCGGATGGCCCGGCTTGGGCAGAAGCTCATCTGGCGAGTTGGTCCGACGCCTACGCCGTCTTTGGCGCGAAGCCTAACCGTACGCCGTGCTCAGCCCAGGCCCTCAGAAAGCGGGTTCTGAAAGACGGCACTCTTTCGACGATCAACCCGATCGTCGATCTCTACAACGCCATCAGCCTGAAATACGCAGTCCCGGTGGGTGGAGAGAATTTTGACGCCTATGTCGGAAGACCCCACCTGACGATCGCTGACGGGAGTGAGACGTTCGACACCATGGTGAATGGAGAGGCGGTCAACGATCCTCCCTTGCCCGGTGAGGTCATCTGGCGCGACGACATTGGCGTCACCTGCCGACGCTGGAACTGGCGACAGGGCACTCGAACCCGCCTGAAGACCCTAACAGGCCGGATGTGGTTCGTACTGGAGGCGTTGGAGACCATGCCGGACGATGCATTGGCAGAGGCGACGGATGCCATGGTCGGAGGGCTGAATGCCTTGATGCCTGGCTGCAAAATCGCGAGCCAAGAAATTGCCATCGCCGGATGA
- a CDS encoding conjugation factor synthase traI, protein MIQLITPGLYSEFAGELKEMHGLRYRVFKERLDWEVQTGGEMETDTFDDLKPVYLLLKGSDWRIRGCVRLLPTTGPTMLRDTFPALLGEAVAPASPDIWESSRFALDLPPSTPKAAGGLAQATYELFAGMIEFGLANNLTRIVTVTDTRMERILRLATWPLSRIGKPQPVGKTEAVAGFLEISHASLLRIRWRGRLNGPVLWRPILGLPHGPCGS, encoded by the coding sequence ATGATTCAGCTGATCACACCTGGCCTCTACAGCGAATTCGCAGGCGAGCTCAAAGAGATGCACGGGCTCAGATATCGGGTTTTCAAGGAGAGGCTCGATTGGGAAGTTCAGACCGGAGGCGAAATGGAAACAGACACCTTTGACGACTTGAAGCCTGTCTATCTGCTGCTCAAGGGATCCGATTGGCGAATTCGTGGCTGCGTGCGCCTCTTGCCAACCACTGGGCCGACCATGTTGCGCGACACATTCCCGGCGCTGCTGGGTGAAGCTGTGGCGCCCGCGAGTCCCGACATATGGGAAAGCAGCCGTTTCGCGCTCGATTTGCCCCCATCAACGCCCAAGGCGGCAGGCGGCCTTGCCCAAGCAACCTACGAGCTCTTCGCCGGCATGATCGAATTCGGCTTGGCCAACAATCTCACCCGGATCGTGACGGTGACCGATACGCGTATGGAACGGATCCTTCGCCTCGCAACGTGGCCATTGTCGCGCATCGGAAAGCCGCAGCCCGTCGGCAAAACGGAGGCGGTGGCCGGGTTTCTCGAGATCTCTCACGCCAGCCTGTTGCGCATCCGCTGGAGGGGACGTCTGAATGGGCCGGTACTGTGGCGACCGATTCTCGGCCTGCCGCACGGCCCATGCGGTAGCTAA
- a CDS encoding dihydrodipicolinate synthetase, with the protein MTLFRGLSAFPLTPTDAEGHVDTEGLARFLERIQRAGADSIGLLGSTGGYAYLTREERKRAVQAAVECIGGKTPLVVGVGALRTDEAQALARDAKSAGADGLLLAPMSYVPLNEDEVFQHFVAVAEAGELPLCIYNNPSTTRFTFSDALIARLSEVSNIVAVKMPLAANDDYAGELARLRSMTPDTFTIGYSGDWGAADALLAGCDTWYSVAAGLLPVPALALTRAAQSGDAVESTRLNRAFGPLWTLFKHYGSFRVMFVIADYLGLAHVQPPRPILPLPEDAGDDIRQALEKLE; encoded by the coding sequence ATGACTTTGTTTCGCGGCCTGTCGGCGTTCCCCCTTACGCCAACCGATGCGGAAGGGCATGTCGACACCGAGGGTCTGGCTCGTTTTCTCGAGCGTATTCAACGCGCCGGAGCGGACTCCATCGGCCTTCTGGGGAGCACGGGCGGTTATGCTTACCTCACCAGGGAAGAACGCAAGCGTGCCGTTCAGGCTGCCGTGGAATGCATCGGCGGCAAAACGCCTCTTGTCGTGGGTGTGGGTGCATTGCGTACCGATGAAGCTCAGGCTCTGGCGCGCGATGCCAAATCCGCTGGCGCTGACGGCCTGCTCCTGGCACCGATGTCCTACGTTCCCCTGAACGAGGACGAAGTCTTCCAGCACTTCGTCGCGGTGGCCGAGGCGGGGGAATTGCCTTTGTGCATATATAACAATCCAAGCACCACGCGCTTCACATTCAGCGACGCATTGATCGCCCGGCTGTCAGAGGTGTCCAACATCGTCGCGGTGAAAATGCCTCTGGCGGCGAATGACGATTACGCGGGGGAACTGGCACGTTTGCGGTCGATGACGCCTGACACGTTCACAATCGGATACAGCGGCGATTGGGGCGCGGCGGATGCCCTGCTTGCCGGATGTGACACCTGGTACAGCGTTGCGGCAGGTCTGCTGCCGGTCCCGGCGCTTGCGCTGACGCGTGCAGCGCAGTCCGGCGACGCGGTGGAGTCCACTCGGTTGAACCGCGCTTTCGGGCCGCTCTGGACCTTGTTCAAACACTACGGCAGCTTCCGCGTTATGTTCGTCATCGCCGACTACCTCGGTCTGGCGCACGTCCAGCCACCGCGCCCTATTTTGCCGTTGCCGGAGGACGCCGGAGATGACATTAGGCAGGCATTGGAGAAGCTCGAATAG